The following coding sequences are from one Roseburia hominis A2-183 window:
- a CDS encoding ABC transporter ATP-binding protein has protein sequence MSNGNETAKGMGRRRGPMGGRGMTPGEKPKDLKGAIGKLASYIRHFKFAIVIVAVFAACSTVFSVIGPKILGKATTALSEGLMAKIRGTGGIDFTYIGKILLFVLGLYLLSALFSFVQGWIMTGVTQKICYQLRKEISEKINRMPMKYFESRTYGEVLSRITNDVDTLGQGLNQSITTIITSVATLIGVFIMMLSISPLMTLIALVILPVSAGLISFVVKKSQKYFKNQQEYLGHINGQVEEIYGGHLVIKAFNREQDTIEEFDATNQKLYESAWKSQFLSGMMQPIMMFVGNLGYAAVALSGGLLAIRGTITIGDIQAFIQYVKSFTQPIQQIAQVINQVQSMAAASERVFEFLNEEEEDQSVENPCDISKVTGAVSFEHVHFGYQPDQTIIHDFSVNVAPGQKIAIVGPTGAGKTTMVKLLMRFYDVNSGAICLDGHDVRSFNRRDLREAFGMVLQDTWLFQGTIMENIRYGRLDATDEEVIAAAKAAHADHFIRTLPGGYQMELNEDASNVSQGQKQLLTIARAILADNKILILDEATSSVDTRTEVAIQKAMDHLMKGRTSFVIAHRLSTIRDADMILVMKDGDIVEQGRHEELLKKQGFYANLYNSQFEETVA, from the coding sequence ATGAGTAACGGAAATGAGACGGCAAAAGGAATGGGCAGACGCCGTGGACCGATGGGCGGACGCGGTATGACGCCGGGAGAGAAGCCGAAGGATTTAAAGGGAGCCATCGGAAAACTGGCATCCTATATCCGGCATTTTAAGTTTGCAATCGTTATTGTTGCAGTATTTGCGGCGTGCTCCACGGTGTTCAGCGTAATCGGACCAAAGATTCTGGGAAAAGCGACGACAGCGCTCTCGGAAGGACTGATGGCGAAGATCCGCGGAACAGGCGGAATAGATTTTACTTATATAGGAAAGATCCTGCTGTTTGTATTGGGGCTGTATCTTCTCAGTGCACTGTTTTCGTTTGTGCAGGGCTGGATTATGACCGGGGTGACCCAGAAGATCTGTTACCAGCTCCGGAAGGAAATCTCGGAGAAGATCAACCGAATGCCGATGAAGTATTTTGAGAGCCGTACCTACGGTGAGGTGCTTTCCAGAATCACCAACGATGTGGATACCTTAGGACAGGGACTCAACCAGAGCATTACCACGATCATTACCTCGGTTGCGACACTGATCGGTGTATTTATCATGATGCTCAGCATCTCGCCGCTCATGACGCTGATCGCGCTTGTGATCCTGCCGGTCTCCGCGGGGCTGATTTCCTTCGTTGTGAAGAAGTCGCAGAAATACTTTAAGAATCAGCAGGAATATCTGGGACATATCAACGGACAGGTGGAGGAGATTTACGGAGGACATCTGGTCATTAAGGCATTTAACAGAGAGCAGGATACGATCGAGGAGTTTGATGCGACGAACCAGAAGCTGTATGAATCGGCATGGAAGTCACAGTTTCTCTCCGGTATGATGCAGCCGATCATGATGTTTGTCGGAAATCTCGGATATGCAGCCGTTGCGCTTAGCGGAGGTCTGCTTGCTATCCGGGGAACGATCACAATCGGAGATATTCAGGCGTTTATCCAGTACGTGAAAAGTTTCACACAGCCGATCCAGCAGATCGCACAGGTCATCAACCAGGTGCAGTCGATGGCGGCGGCTTCGGAGCGTGTGTTTGAATTCCTGAATGAGGAGGAAGAAGACCAGTCCGTGGAGAATCCTTGTGATATTTCCAAGGTGACAGGCGCGGTATCGTTTGAGCATGTTCATTTCGGCTACCAGCCGGATCAGACGATCATTCACGACTTCAGCGTAAATGTGGCTCCGGGACAAAAGATTGCCATTGTCGGACCGACAGGCGCCGGAAAGACCACTATGGTCAAACTTCTGATGCGTTTTTATGATGTAAACAGCGGCGCAATCTGCCTTGACGGTCATGACGTGAGAAGCTTTAACCGGCGGGATCTGCGTGAGGCATTCGGTATGGTGCTTCAGGATACCTGGCTGTTTCAGGGAACGATCATGGAAAATATCCGTTACGGCAGGCTGGATGCGACGGATGAGGAAGTCATTGCCGCAGCGAAGGCGGCGCACGCCGACCACTTTATCCGCACACTGCCGGGTGGCTATCAGATGGAGTTAAACGAGGATGCAAGCAACGTCTCACAGGGGCAGAAGCAGCTTCTCACCATCGCCAGAGCAATTCTTGCAGACAACAAGATCCTGATTCTTGACGAGGCGACGTCGTCGGTTGACACACGCACGGAGGTGGCAATCCAGAAAGCGATGGATCACCTGATGAAGGGGCGTACCAGCTTTGTCATCGCACACCGCCTGTCGACCATACGCGATGCGGATATGATCCTCGTCATGAAGGACGGCGACATCGTAGAGCAGGGCAGACACGAAGAACTGCTCAAAAAGCAGGGCTTTTATGCGAACCTGTATAACTCGCAGTTCGAGGAGACCGTGGCATAA
- the xerD gene encoding site-specific tyrosine recombinase XerD yields MTQDIQNFIQYLHQEKNTSENTEVSYARDLKKMNQYLLAQGICDVNEVTATSLTSYVIYLEKEGRKPATISRSIASMKAFYHYMEKERRLAVDPSERLKAPRIEKKMPTVLTTEEVTRLLEQPGGTSPKELRDKAMLELLYATGIRVSELISLRVSDVNLRMEYLTCSDGHKERIIPFGMIARKALEAYLAEGRPKLISDEKEDRLFTNCSGQPMSRQGFWKLMKGYGKKAGIEAEITPHMLRHSFAAHMVGNGADLKSVQEMLGHSDISTTQIYAQAKDLQMREVYLKAHPRG; encoded by the coding sequence ATGACGCAGGACATACAGAATTTCATTCAATATTTACATCAGGAGAAGAATACCTCAGAGAACACGGAGGTTTCTTATGCGCGTGATTTGAAGAAAATGAATCAGTATCTTCTGGCACAGGGAATCTGCGATGTGAATGAGGTGACGGCTACAAGTCTGACATCCTACGTCATCTATCTGGAAAAGGAAGGAAGAAAGCCTGCGACGATCTCGCGAAGCATTGCGTCCATGAAGGCGTTCTATCATTATATGGAGAAGGAGCGGAGACTGGCAGTAGATCCGTCCGAGCGTTTAAAGGCGCCGCGGATTGAGAAGAAAATGCCGACAGTATTGACGACGGAAGAGGTGACGCGCCTTTTGGAACAGCCGGGAGGTACATCGCCGAAGGAACTGCGGGATAAAGCCATGCTGGAGTTATTGTATGCGACAGGCATCCGTGTGTCCGAGCTGATTTCACTGAGGGTGTCGGATGTGAATCTGCGGATGGAGTATCTGACCTGCTCGGATGGACATAAGGAACGGATCATTCCGTTTGGAATGATTGCGCGCAAGGCGCTGGAAGCTTATCTTGCAGAGGGCAGGCCGAAGCTTATATCAGATGAGAAGGAAGACCGCCTGTTTACGAACTGTTCCGGGCAGCCGATGAGCCGCCAGGGATTCTGGAAGCTGATGAAGGGCTACGGCAAAAAGGCGGGAATAGAAGCGGAGATTACGCCGCATATGTTGAGACATTCCTTTGCGGCGCATATGGTCGGCAACGGGGCGGACTTAAAATCGGTGCAGGAGATGCTGGGACATTCGGATATTTCCACAACGCAGATATATGCGCAGGCGAAAGATCTGCAGATGCGGGAGGTTTATCTGAAGGCGCATCCGCGCGGATAA
- the aroD gene encoding type I 3-dehydroquinate dehydratase: MKPLEIKHRVIGRGEPLICVPVVEQDAQSVIREITYLSQSTADMIEWRVDAFRDFTDYNSIRSVFEAVAPLLGEKLFLYTFRTAHQGGMAQVKAEQLDDLHDLAAESGCVDLVDLEFFEEDRPLHKIKRLREMGVSVIASHHDFEQTPSPEVMKMLLEKMCAGGADIVKLAVMPQNYKDVLNLLDVTAQFREENPDTPVITMSMGSLGGISRISGETFGSCVTFGAHEKPSAPGQFAMKELRQMLDTIHASSQIQ; encoded by the coding sequence ATGAAGCCATTGGAGATAAAACACCGTGTGATTGGGAGAGGGGAACCGTTGATCTGCGTTCCCGTGGTAGAGCAGGATGCACAGTCGGTGATCCGGGAGATCACGTATCTGAGTCAGAGCACCGCGGATATGATCGAGTGGAGAGTGGATGCATTCCGCGATTTTACAGATTACAATTCAATCCGGAGCGTATTTGAGGCTGTGGCGCCTCTGCTGGGGGAGAAGCTTTTCCTGTATACATTCCGTACCGCGCATCAGGGAGGCATGGCGCAGGTGAAAGCGGAACAGCTCGACGATCTGCACGATCTTGCGGCGGAATCCGGCTGTGTCGATCTGGTGGATCTGGAATTCTTTGAGGAAGACCGACCGCTCCATAAGATAAAAAGGCTGCGGGAGATGGGAGTGTCGGTCATTGCCTCACATCACGATTTTGAGCAGACGCCGTCTCCGGAAGTCATGAAGATGCTGCTGGAGAAAATGTGCGCCGGCGGAGCGGATATTGTAAAGCTTGCGGTGATGCCGCAGAATTATAAAGACGTGCTCAATCTGCTGGATGTGACGGCACAGTTTAGAGAGGAGAATCCGGATACGCCGGTGATTACGATGTCCATGGGATCACTCGGCGGCATCAGCAGGATCAGTGGGGAGACGTTCGGCTCCTGCGTCACATTCGGCGCGCACGAAAAGCCGAGTGCGCCGGGACAGTTCGCCATGAAAGAACTCAGACAGATGCTGGATACGATTCATGCCAGCAGCCAGATACAATAG
- a CDS encoding DNA polymerase Y family protein, translating to MPQPLIYHIDVNSAFLSWEAAELLRQDPDAPDIRSFPSVIGGSEKTRHGIVLAKSPSAAALGVCTGEPLAQARRKCPDLKIYAPHYSIYVERSRQFMALLKEYAPSVDAYSIDEAFCDMTGTSSLYGNPVDFAHRLKDEIHTRLGFTVNIGISSNRLLAKTASDFEKPDKVHTLFPSEMEEKFWPLPIEDLFFVGKSTALRLRSLGITTIGQLAKSDHAMILSVFKSHGDTIWNYANGIESTPLSHNDAASKGFGNSLTLQYDVTDTAVAKHVLLSLCETVGARIRAAGAYVSVVQVQIVDNDFRHTSRQVTLASSTNVTEKLYTCACELFDELWDHRPIRLLGVSTGKATQEHYEQYDLFDMQKNEKLSRLNVAVDAIRSRYGEDSIKRACFIEADDAAPALSHMTGGMQRAKRNAAHPADAASDPARPRNRQP from the coding sequence ATGCCGCAGCCGCTCATTTATCACATTGACGTCAATTCCGCATTTTTAAGCTGGGAAGCCGCCGAACTTCTGCGCCAGGATCCGGACGCCCCGGACATCCGCTCTTTTCCTTCCGTCATCGGCGGCAGCGAAAAGACACGGCACGGGATTGTTCTCGCCAAGTCGCCCTCCGCAGCCGCGCTCGGCGTCTGTACCGGCGAGCCGCTCGCCCAGGCAAGGCGCAAGTGCCCTGATTTAAAAATCTATGCCCCGCACTACAGCATCTATGTGGAGCGTTCCCGCCAGTTCATGGCACTTCTCAAAGAATATGCGCCCTCGGTGGACGCCTACAGCATCGACGAGGCCTTCTGCGACATGACAGGCACCTCCTCGCTCTACGGCAATCCGGTGGACTTTGCCCACAGGCTGAAGGACGAGATTCACACCCGGCTCGGCTTTACCGTGAACATCGGCATCTCCTCCAACCGGCTGCTCGCCAAGACTGCCTCCGACTTTGAAAAACCGGACAAAGTACACACGCTTTTCCCATCCGAAATGGAAGAAAAGTTCTGGCCGCTTCCGATCGAGGATCTGTTTTTCGTCGGGAAATCCACCGCCCTAAGGCTCCGCTCCCTCGGCATCACAACCATCGGCCAGCTGGCCAAAAGCGATCACGCCATGATTCTCTCCGTCTTTAAATCCCACGGCGACACCATCTGGAATTATGCCAACGGAATCGAATCCACACCGCTGTCCCACAACGACGCCGCAAGCAAGGGATTCGGCAATTCCCTCACGCTCCAGTACGATGTGACGGATACCGCGGTGGCAAAGCATGTGCTTCTCTCGCTCTGTGAGACGGTCGGTGCCAGAATCCGCGCTGCCGGCGCCTATGTCAGCGTGGTGCAGGTGCAGATTGTGGACAATGATTTCCGCCACACTTCCAGACAGGTAACGCTTGCTTCCTCCACCAACGTCACGGAGAAGCTGTACACCTGTGCCTGTGAGCTCTTCGACGAGCTCTGGGATCACCGTCCAATCCGGCTGCTCGGCGTCTCGACCGGCAAGGCGACGCAGGAACACTACGAGCAGTACGACCTGTTTGACATGCAGAAGAACGAGAAGCTCTCCCGCCTGAATGTGGCGGTCGACGCCATCCGCTCCCGCTACGGGGAAGATTCCATCAAGCGCGCCTGCTTTATCGAAGCGGACGATGCAGCGCCCGCGCTCTCCCACATGACCGGCGGCATGCAGCGCGCCAAGCGCAATGCAGCGCATCCGGCAGACGCGGCGTCCGATCCGGCACGTCCCCGTAATCGCCAGCCGTAA
- the rny gene encoding ribonuclease Y has translation METVIAVVVAIAVTAIVVYFVTSAYHKKVTEAKIGNAEEKAREIIDEAVKTAETKKREAMLEAKEESIRVKNDLDKEVKERRAEIQRSERRVVQKEENLDKKLESIERREAGFAAKEEEINKQKAQVAKLNEERLQELERISGLTSEQAKEYLLKTVEEDVKLDTAKLIKEMEHRAKEEADKKAKEYVVTAIQKCAADHVAETTISVVQLPNDEMKGRIIGREGRNIRTLETLTGVDLIIDDTPEAVILSGFDPIRREVARIALEKLIVDGRIHPARIEEMVEKAQKEVETMIREEGEAATLEVGVHGIHPELVRLLGRMKFRTSYGQNALKHSIEVAQLSGLLAAEIGVDVRTAKRAGLLHDIGKSVDHDMEGSHIQIGVDLCRKYKESPIIINAVEAHHGDVEPESLIACIVQAADTISAARPGARRETLETYSNRLKQLEDISNGFKGVEKSFAIQAGREIRVMVVPEQVSDADMVLMARDISKKIEAEMEYPGQIKVNVIRESRVTDYAK, from the coding sequence GTGGAGACAGTGATTGCTGTTGTTGTTGCTATCGCAGTGACTGCCATCGTGGTCTATTTTGTTACATCTGCTTACCATAAGAAGGTGACGGAAGCCAAGATTGGAAACGCAGAAGAGAAGGCAAGAGAGATTATTGATGAGGCGGTGAAGACAGCGGAGACCAAGAAGCGCGAGGCAATGCTTGAGGCGAAGGAAGAATCCATTCGTGTGAAGAACGATCTGGATAAGGAAGTAAAAGAACGCCGGGCAGAGATTCAGCGCAGCGAGCGTCGTGTTGTACAGAAGGAAGAGAATCTGGACAAGAAGCTTGAGTCAATCGAGAGACGCGAAGCGGGTTTTGCTGCAAAGGAAGAAGAGATCAACAAACAGAAAGCGCAGGTCGCAAAGCTCAATGAAGAGCGGTTACAGGAACTGGAAAGAATCTCCGGATTAACCTCCGAACAGGCAAAGGAATATCTCTTAAAAACCGTTGAAGAAGATGTAAAACTTGATACTGCAAAATTGATCAAAGAAATGGAACACAGAGCCAAGGAAGAGGCGGACAAGAAGGCAAAGGAATATGTGGTAACAGCGATTCAGAAATGTGCGGCTGACCACGTCGCTGAGACAACCATTTCGGTTGTCCAGCTTCCGAATGACGAGATGAAGGGTAGAATTATCGGACGTGAGGGACGTAATATCCGCACGCTCGAGACACTCACCGGTGTGGATCTGATTATCGATGATACACCGGAGGCAGTAATCTTATCTGGATTTGATCCGATCAGAAGGGAAGTTGCCCGCATTGCTTTGGAGAAGCTGATTGTGGACGGACGTATTCATCCGGCCAGAATTGAGGAGATGGTCGAAAAGGCACAGAAGGAAGTCGAGACAATGATCCGTGAAGAAGGTGAGGCTGCAACCTTAGAGGTTGGAGTTCACGGAATTCATCCGGAACTTGTCCGATTGCTCGGCAGAATGAAGTTCCGGACGAGTTATGGACAGAATGCATTGAAGCATTCCATCGAAGTAGCCCAGTTATCCGGATTGCTGGCTGCTGAGATCGGTGTGGATGTCAGAACTGCAAAACGTGCAGGTTTACTGCATGATATCGGAAAATCAGTAGATCATGATATGGAAGGTTCCCATATTCAGATTGGTGTGGATTTGTGTAGAAAGTACAAGGAATCACCGATTATCATCAATGCTGTGGAAGCACATCATGGTGACGTGGAGCCGGAGTCTCTGATTGCATGTATTGTACAGGCGGCTGATACGATCAGTGCGGCAAGACCTGGAGCGAGAAGAGAGACATTAGAGACCTACTCAAACAGATTAAAACAGTTAGAGGATATTTCAAACGGATTTAAGGGCGTAGAGAAGTCATTTGCTATTCAGGCAGGCAGGGAGATTCGAGTTATGGTTGTTCCAGAACAGGTCAGCGATGCAGATATGGTATTGATGGCACGTGATATTTCCAAGAAGATTGAAGCGGAAATGGAATACCCAGGACAGATTAAAGTAAATGTAATTCGTGAATCGAGAGTAACCGACTACGCGAAATAA
- a CDS encoding MarR family winged helix-turn-helix transcriptional regulator, producing the protein MEELYAGLFRAMNRFGKLRIGELFSDMTKSDGMMLWAISQLNQEKNNGRATVSELAEKLHTQNSAVSRTLKNLEDHGWICRMTDPKDRRNTCVALTESGEDMQQNMTCTMQEFGRAVISQMDEQDLKKLIVCLDELYDIAAEEIEKRSMRNRKEGQHGKDF; encoded by the coding sequence ATGGAAGAATTGTATGCGGGTTTATTTCGGGCGATGAACCGTTTCGGAAAACTGCGGATCGGAGAACTGTTTTCCGATATGACAAAAAGCGACGGCATGATGCTCTGGGCAATTTCACAGTTGAACCAGGAAAAGAATAATGGGAGAGCTACAGTGTCTGAACTGGCAGAGAAGCTTCATACCCAGAATTCTGCTGTGTCAAGGACTTTGAAGAATCTGGAGGATCACGGCTGGATCTGCAGAATGACAGATCCGAAAGACCGGCGCAATACCTGTGTCGCTCTGACGGAGAGTGGGGAGGACATGCAGCAAAATATGACATGCACCATGCAGGAATTTGGCAGGGCAGTCATTTCGCAGATGGATGAACAGGATCTCAAAAAGCTCATAGTATGCCTGGATGAATTATATGACATTGCAGCAGAAGAAATCGAGAAGAGAAGTATGCGAAACAGAAAGGAAGGACAACATGGGAAAGATTTTTAA
- a CDS encoding NUDIX hydrolase, giving the protein MDQQVKRVKRELIKHGAILDMYEDTMELPDGKQETWDFISHRKGAAAVVPVRGDGKILMVKQYRNAIDRMTLEIPAGSRDSVTEDTRVCAARELEEETGYCSDDLTRILSLKTTVAFCDEFIDVYLAKNLKPGHQHLDEGEFIDVAAYGVDELCDMIYAGTIQDAKTVAGILAYKNLLNQD; this is encoded by the coding sequence ATGGATCAGCAGGTAAAGAGAGTCAAGAGAGAACTAATAAAACATGGTGCAATTCTGGATATGTATGAGGATACCATGGAACTTCCGGATGGAAAGCAGGAGACATGGGACTTTATCTCACACCGCAAGGGAGCGGCGGCCGTTGTGCCGGTGCGCGGGGATGGAAAGATCCTGATGGTAAAGCAGTACCGGAATGCGATCGACCGCATGACTCTGGAGATTCCGGCAGGTTCGCGCGACAGCGTGACGGAGGATACCAGGGTATGTGCAGCAAGGGAACTGGAGGAGGAGACCGGCTATTGCAGCGACGATCTGACCAGAATCTTATCTCTTAAGACGACAGTCGCATTCTGTGACGAGTTTATTGATGTCTATCTGGCAAAAAATTTAAAGCCCGGACATCAGCATCTCGATGAGGGGGAATTTATTGATGTTGCCGCCTACGGGGTGGATGAATTGTGCGATATGATCTATGCGGGAACCATCCAGGATGCCAAAACGGTTGCCGGAATTTTAGCATATAAGAATCTGCTGAATCAGGACTAG
- a CDS encoding 3-deoxy-7-phosphoheptulonate synthase: MSFTFLNELPSPAEIKQNYPLSDKLKALKKERDAAISAVITGADSRFLVIIGPCSADNEDSVCDYVSRLTSIQEDVADKLILIPRVYTNKPRTTGEGYKGIASQPDPEKAPDMIEGLIAMRKMHIRAIEESGLTCADEMLYPENWGYVEDLLSYVAIGARSVEDQQHRLTVSGFDVASGMKNPTSGDFSVMLNSVYAAQHPHHFVYRGYEVETTGNPLTHVVLRGAVSKHGNTTQNYHYEDLIRLCEMYQEMDLVNPAAVVDVNHSNSGKKFKEQIRIVKEVMHNRQVSSDIEHMVKGVMIESYIEEGNQKIGDHIYGKSITDPCLGWEDSRDLIYTIADMCR; this comes from the coding sequence ATGAGTTTTACATTTTTAAACGAACTGCCGTCACCGGCCGAAATCAAACAGAACTATCCGCTTTCCGACAAGCTGAAAGCGTTAAAAAAAGAGCGTGATGCTGCGATCAGCGCCGTCATTACCGGAGCAGATTCCCGTTTTCTCGTCATCATCGGACCTTGCTCCGCGGACAACGAAGATTCCGTCTGTGATTATGTCAGCCGCCTCACTTCCATTCAGGAGGATGTTGCGGACAAGCTGATTCTGATTCCGCGTGTCTACACCAACAAACCACGCACCACAGGCGAAGGTTATAAGGGTATTGCCTCACAGCCGGATCCGGAAAAAGCGCCGGACATGATTGAGGGACTGATCGCCATGCGCAAAATGCACATTCGCGCGATCGAGGAAAGCGGTCTTACCTGCGCCGACGAGATGCTCTACCCGGAGAACTGGGGCTATGTGGAAGACCTGTTGTCCTATGTCGCCATCGGCGCGCGTTCCGTCGAGGATCAGCAGCACCGTCTCACCGTGAGCGGTTTTGATGTGGCTTCCGGCATGAAGAACCCGACCAGCGGCGACTTTTCCGTCATGCTCAATTCCGTCTACGCCGCACAGCACCCACACCACTTCGTATACCGCGGCTATGAAGTCGAGACAACCGGCAACCCGCTCACACACGTTGTGCTTCGCGGCGCGGTCAGCAAGCACGGCAACACCACACAGAATTACCACTACGAAGATCTGATCCGCCTCTGCGAGATGTACCAGGAAATGGATCTCGTCAATCCGGCTGCTGTGGTCGATGTCAACCACTCCAATTCCGGCAAGAAATTCAAGGAGCAGATCCGCATCGTAAAGGAAGTCATGCACAACAGACAGGTTTCCTCCGATATCGAACACATGGTAAAAGGTGTTATGATCGAGAGCTATATCGAGGAAGGCAACCAGAAAATCGGCGATCACATCTATGGCAAATCCATCACCGACCCGTGCCTTGGCTGGGAGGATTCCAGAGATCTGATCTATACCATTGCAGATATGTGCCGCTAA
- a CDS encoding ABC transporter ATP-binding protein, translated as MGKIFKNMIPYWKPLILVLLLLFVQAWCDLSLPAYTSDIIDVGIQNQGIKHILPEALTPEEYEKAELLMTDEETASWEESYALNGSVYERNVTGEERLEELDDTFLVPLLMNYQMSAMEESTFKKLMAEQMHTDESALDGMTIEQIGASMGVELKTFEKETQNEDGNTTTVTCVDMRDLLQAMVSGGMLEKDQLLSMRGELNSMLDAMGSSLVKSMGVAYAAGCDAAAGVDVEAIQKSYLWKAGLKMVGMALIMGIATVLVGFIGARIGAGIGRDLRGKIFKRVVSFSNAEMDRFSTASLITRSTNDIQQIQMTCAILIRMVAYAPILGIGGILKVLQTGAGMGWIIVLAVLVILGYVMVLMAVAMPRFKLMQKLVDRINLVAREILTGLSVIRAFGREKKEEQRFDDANRDLTKTMLFTNRVMTFMMPGMMMIMNVLTVGIVWFGAHKIDQGTMQVGSMTAFITYAMMIVMAFLMLAAMSIMLPRAAVAAERIDEVIRTQSSIAEPMQPEKIKEHRGVICFSHVNFRYPNAQEDVLSDIDFVAEPGKTTAIIGSTGCGKSTLVNLIPRLYDVTGGSITMDGIDIRKLAMAELREEIGFVPQKGVLFSGTIASNLRFGKDDATDEQIREAAEIAQASDFIAEKKEGYDSAIAQGGSNVSGGQKQRLAIARAIAKQPQVFIFDDSFSALDLKTDAALRRALAKKVVDKTVIIVAQRISTILHADQILVLNDGRIVGKGTHEELLRGCETYREIARSQMSAKELGMEEQEVSVNE; from the coding sequence ATGGGAAAGATTTTTAAAAATATGATTCCATACTGGAAACCGCTGATCCTGGTGTTATTGCTGTTGTTTGTGCAGGCGTGGTGCGATCTGTCACTGCCGGCATACACATCGGACATTATTGATGTCGGAATTCAGAATCAGGGAATAAAACACATCCTGCCGGAGGCATTGACACCGGAGGAGTATGAGAAGGCAGAACTTTTGATGACGGATGAAGAGACGGCATCCTGGGAGGAAAGCTATGCGTTAAATGGCAGTGTGTACGAGCGGAATGTGACCGGGGAAGAACGGCTGGAGGAACTGGATGATACGTTTCTCGTACCGCTTCTTATGAATTATCAGATGTCTGCTATGGAGGAAAGTACATTTAAGAAACTGATGGCAGAGCAGATGCATACAGATGAGTCTGCGCTGGACGGAATGACGATCGAGCAGATCGGCGCGTCCATGGGCGTGGAATTAAAAACATTTGAAAAAGAGACGCAGAACGAGGACGGAAATACGACGACAGTCACCTGTGTGGATATGAGAGATCTGCTGCAGGCGATGGTATCCGGCGGCATGCTGGAAAAAGACCAGCTTTTATCAATGCGCGGGGAACTCAACTCGATGCTCGATGCCATGGGCAGTTCGCTTGTCAAATCGATGGGCGTGGCGTACGCGGCAGGCTGCGATGCGGCGGCAGGCGTGGATGTGGAAGCAATTCAGAAGTCTTATCTGTGGAAAGCCGGTTTGAAAATGGTGGGAATGGCTCTGATTATGGGGATTGCCACGGTCTTAGTCGGCTTTATCGGCGCCCGCATCGGTGCAGGAATCGGACGTGATCTCCGCGGAAAAATATTTAAAAGGGTGGTAAGCTTTTCCAATGCCGAGATGGATCGTTTTTCAACAGCTTCGTTAATTACCCGGAGTACGAACGATATCCAGCAGATTCAGATGACATGCGCGATTCTGATCCGTATGGTAGCTTATGCACCGATCCTTGGAATCGGCGGAATCTTAAAGGTACTGCAGACCGGTGCCGGTATGGGCTGGATCATTGTGCTTGCAGTGCTTGTAATTCTGGGATATGTGATGGTTCTGATGGCGGTTGCGATGCCGCGTTTTAAGCTGATGCAGAAACTGGTGGACCGCATCAACCTCGTGGCGCGTGAAATCCTGACAGGACTTTCGGTCATCCGGGCGTTCGGCAGGGAGAAAAAAGAGGAGCAGCGTTTTGACGATGCGAACCGCGATCTGACGAAAACCATGCTTTTTACAAACCGCGTCATGACATTTATGATGCCGGGAATGATGATGATCATGAATGTGCTTACGGTTGGAATTGTGTGGTTCGGCGCACATAAGATCGATCAGGGAACTATGCAGGTCGGCTCCATGACGGCGTTTATCACGTATGCGATGATGATTGTCATGGCATTCTTAATGCTCGCGGCAATGTCGATTATGCTTCCGCGTGCGGCAGTGGCTGCGGAGCGTATTGATGAGGTCATCCGCACGCAGTCTTCGATCGCGGAACCAATGCAGCCGGAGAAAATTAAAGAACACCGCGGCGTGATCTGTTTTTCCCATGTGAACTTCCGCTACCCGAACGCGCAGGAGGATGTGCTCTCGGACATTGACTTTGTTGCGGAGCCGGGAAAGACGACGGCAATCATCGGCAGTACCGGCTGCGGAAAGTCAACACTGGTGAACCTGATTCCGCGTCTTTATGATGTGACGGGCGGAAGCATTACCATGGACGGCATTGATATCCGGAAGCTTGCCATGGCAGAACTTCGGGAGGAGATTGGTTTTGTACCACAGAAAGGAGTACTGTTTTCCGGTACCATCGCATCGAATTTAAGATTCGGCAAGGATGATGCCACCGATGAACAGATCCGGGAGGCGGCAGAGATTGCGCAGGCATCGGATTTTATCGCGGAGAAAAAAGAAGGATATGACAGTGCCATTGCACAGGGTGGAAGCAATGTGTCGGGAGGCCAGAAACAGCGCCTTGCCATCGCCAGAGCGATCGCAAAGCAGCCGCAGGTTTTTATTTTTGACGACAGCTTTTCCGCACTGGATCTGAAGACGGATGCCGCACTGCGCCGGGCACTTGCCAAAAAGGTTGTCGACAAGACGGTGATCATCGTCGCGCAGCGGATCAGCACGATCCTGCATGCAGATCAGATTCTGGTATTAAACGATGGACGCATTGTCGGAAAGGGAACACACGAGGAACTGCTTCGCGGCTGTGAAACTTATCGTGAGATCGCGAGATCCCAGATGTCGGCAAAAGAGCTTGGAATGGAGGAACAGGAGGTGTCTGTGAATGAGTAA